From one Streptomyces sp. NBC_01478 genomic stretch:
- a CDS encoding nucleotidyltransferase family protein, translating into MPVARLPLDEQLTALRTTLSRNETLLEILERTAALGLPNWYLTAGCLFQTIWNTVTDRPPTHGIKDYDVFYHDATDLSWEAEDKVIRAGREAYAGLPAEVEIRNEARVHLWYEEKFGTPCPPYDSVEAAIDSFAATTCCLAVRLKEDGSWRVYAPHGLSDVFGLVVRPNPVLAPREVYETKTARWRETWPELTVLPWPTPAAT; encoded by the coding sequence CGCTGCGCACGACGCTGTCCCGCAACGAGACTCTCCTGGAGATCCTCGAGCGCACCGCGGCCCTCGGTCTCCCGAACTGGTACCTGACCGCGGGCTGCCTCTTCCAAACCATCTGGAACACGGTCACGGACCGTCCCCCGACCCACGGCATCAAGGACTACGACGTCTTCTACCACGACGCCACGGACCTGTCCTGGGAGGCCGAGGACAAGGTGATCCGGGCAGGCCGCGAAGCGTACGCGGGCCTGCCCGCCGAGGTCGAGATCCGCAACGAGGCCCGCGTCCACCTCTGGTACGAGGAGAAATTCGGCACCCCGTGCCCGCCGTACGACTCCGTGGAGGCCGCGATCGACTCCTTCGCGGCGACGACCTGCTGCCTGGCCGTACGCCTGAAGGAGGACGGCAGTTGGCGCGTGTACGCCCCGCACGGCCTGTCCGACGTCTTCGGCCTCGTCGTACGGCCGAACCCGGTCCTGGCACCGCGAGAGGTCTACGAGACGAAGACGGCCCGCTGGCGGGAGACCTGGCCGGAACTGACGGTCCTGCCGTGGCCTACGCCAGCCGCAACGTGA
- a CDS encoding GNAT family N-acetyltransferase, with protein MTDLRMTDLRIEPVDADDETALRDWRHVHNLIVPPAAMSLDEVRERSGRNRLENAYLGDVLVGCSTVRPPEGGVATVIARVLPEFRRRGHGTALYENGLTRARALGAGSVETVVLAANADGARFAEARGFVETERYVLDGETDLWITLRLA; from the coding sequence ATGACCGACCTTCGTATGACCGACCTTCGTATCGAGCCGGTGGACGCGGACGACGAGACCGCGCTCCGGGACTGGCGTCACGTCCACAACCTGATCGTGCCGCCCGCCGCGATGTCCCTCGACGAGGTGCGGGAGCGGAGCGGGCGCAACCGGCTGGAGAACGCCTACCTGGGGGACGTGCTCGTGGGGTGCTCCACCGTGCGTCCCCCGGAGGGCGGAGTGGCGACCGTCATCGCGCGCGTGCTGCCCGAGTTCCGCCGCCGGGGCCACGGAACCGCCCTCTACGAAAACGGCCTCACGCGCGCGCGTGCGCTCGGCGCCGGGTCGGTCGAGACCGTGGTGCTGGCCGCCAACGCGGACGGGGCGCGGTTCGCGGAGGCCCGGGGTTTCGTCGAGACCGAGCGCTATGTCCTGGACGGCGAGACCGACCTGTGGATCACGTTGCGGCTGGCGTAG
- the pdxH gene encoding pyridoxamine 5'-phosphate oxidase: MTAVTDRDATDRDPIDRDPRLDPAAMRRQYRVAGIDEHDLAAGPMAQFGRWFEEAALQDLVFEPNAMVVSTADADGRPSSRTVLMKHYDEQGFVFYTNYDSRKARELGANPYVSLLFPWHPMARQVLVTGTARRTGRDETAAYFRTRPHGSQLGAWASTQSSVIGSRAELESSYEELLARYPEGEQVPVPPHWGGFRIAPRTVEFWQGRENRLHDRLRYTAEQDGSWHVDRLSP, encoded by the coding sequence ATGACCGCCGTGACCGACCGCGATGCCACCGACCGTGATCCCATCGACCGCGATCCCCGCCTCGACCCCGCCGCGATGCGCAGGCAGTACCGCGTGGCGGGCATCGACGAGCACGACCTGGCAGCCGGCCCCATGGCACAGTTCGGCCGCTGGTTCGAGGAGGCGGCGCTCCAGGACCTGGTCTTCGAGCCGAACGCGATGGTCGTCTCCACCGCCGACGCCGACGGCCGCCCCAGCTCCCGCACGGTCCTCATGAAGCACTACGACGAGCAGGGCTTCGTCTTCTACACGAACTACGACTCTCGCAAGGCCCGCGAGCTGGGCGCCAACCCCTACGTGTCGCTGCTCTTCCCCTGGCACCCGATGGCCCGCCAGGTCCTGGTCACCGGCACCGCCCGCCGCACCGGCCGCGACGAGACCGCCGCGTACTTCCGCACCCGTCCGCACGGCTCCCAGCTCGGAGCCTGGGCCAGCACCCAGTCTTCGGTGATCGGTTCCCGGGCCGAACTGGAGTCGTCGTACGAGGAGTTGCTCGCCCGCTACCCCGAGGGCGAACAGGTTCCGGTCCCACCCCACTGGGGCGGCTTCCGCATCGCGCCCCGGACGGTCGAGTTCTGGCAGGGCCGGGAGAACCGCCTCCACGACCGCCTGCGCTACACCGCCGAGCAGGACGGCAGTTGGCACGTGGACCGGCTGAGCCCGTAG
- a CDS encoding citrate synthase 2, producing MSDPGFVPGLEGVVAFETEIAEPDKEGGALRYRGVDIEDLVGHVSFGNVWGLLVDGAFNPGLPAAEPFPIPVHSGDIRVDVQSALAMLAPVWGLRPLLDIDEEQARDDLARAAVMALSYVAQSARGQGNAMVPQREIDKAQSVVERFMIRWRGEPDPKHVAAVDAYWTSAAEHGMNASTFTARVIASTGADVAAALSGAVGAMSGPLHGGAPSRVLGMIEEIERTGDADAYVRQALDKGERLMGFGHRVYRAEDPRARVLRRTARELGAPRFEIAEALEKAALAELHSRRPDRVLATNVEFWAAIVLDFAEVPAHMFTSMFTCARTAGWSAHILEQKRTGRLVRPSARYVGPAVRGPESIEGFGDIAH from the coding sequence ATGTCCGACCCCGGCTTTGTACCTGGACTCGAGGGAGTCGTCGCGTTCGAGACGGAGATCGCCGAACCGGACAAGGAAGGCGGCGCCCTGCGGTACCGGGGCGTCGACATCGAGGACCTGGTCGGTCATGTCTCGTTCGGCAACGTCTGGGGGCTGCTCGTCGACGGCGCCTTCAACCCCGGGCTGCCGGCCGCCGAGCCGTTCCCGATCCCGGTGCACTCCGGGGACATCCGCGTCGACGTACAGTCCGCGCTGGCCATGCTCGCGCCCGTGTGGGGCCTCAGGCCCCTCCTCGACATCGACGAGGAGCAGGCACGCGACGACCTCGCCCGCGCCGCCGTGATGGCCCTGTCGTACGTCGCCCAGTCCGCGCGCGGGCAGGGGAACGCGATGGTGCCGCAGCGCGAGATCGACAAGGCCCAGTCCGTTGTCGAGCGGTTCATGATCCGGTGGCGCGGTGAGCCCGACCCGAAGCATGTCGCCGCCGTGGACGCGTACTGGACGTCCGCCGCCGAGCACGGCATGAACGCGTCGACGTTCACGGCTCGGGTCATCGCCTCCACCGGGGCCGATGTCGCCGCCGCGCTGTCCGGGGCCGTGGGTGCGATGTCCGGGCCCCTGCACGGTGGTGCGCCGTCACGGGTGCTCGGGATGATCGAGGAGATCGAGCGGACGGGGGACGCGGACGCGTATGTCCGGCAGGCGCTCGACAAGGGTGAGCGGTTGATGGGGTTCGGGCACCGGGTGTACCGGGCCGAGGATCCTCGGGCCCGGGTTCTTCGGCGTACGGCGCGGGAGTTGGGGGCGCCGCGGTTCGAGATCGCCGAGGCGTTGGAGAAGGCGGCGTTGGCGGAGTTGCACTCCCGTCGTCCTGATCGGGTGCTCGCGACCAACGTCGAGTTCTGGGCGGCGATCGTGCTGGACTTCGCAGAGGTCCCTGCGCACATGTTCACGTCGATGTTCACGTGTGCGCGGACTGCGGGGTGGTCGGCGCACATTCTTGAGCAGAAGCGGACGGGGCGGTTGGTGCGGCCGTCTGCTCGGTATGTGGGGCCTGCCGTGCGGGGGCCTGAGTCGATCGAGGGGTTTGGGGATATCGCCCACTGA
- a CDS encoding TetR/AcrR family transcriptional regulator produces the protein MGGVSATTAPGAVDRRPKQDRSRATRQRLLEAAVSCLAEHGWAGSTVSVVAERAGVSRGAAQHHFPTREDLFTAAVEYVAEERSTALRALFPDGAEDRRVVVEALVDLYTGPLFRAALHLWVAASNEDQLRPRVTELEAKVGRETHRIAVDLLRADESKPGARETVQGLLDMARGLGLANLLTDDRGRRERVVAQWAALLEHALG, from the coding sequence ATGGGTGGTGTGAGCGCGACGACGGCGCCGGGCGCGGTCGACCGCAGACCCAAGCAGGACCGCAGCCGGGCCACCCGGCAGCGCCTCCTGGAAGCCGCCGTGTCCTGCCTCGCCGAACACGGCTGGGCAGGCTCCACGGTCTCCGTCGTGGCCGAACGCGCCGGCGTCTCCCGAGGCGCCGCCCAACACCACTTCCCGACCCGCGAGGACCTCTTCACGGCCGCCGTCGAGTACGTGGCGGAAGAACGCTCCACGGCCCTCCGGGCCCTGTTCCCCGACGGCGCCGAAGACCGACGCGTCGTCGTGGAGGCCCTGGTCGACCTCTACACCGGCCCCCTGTTCCGAGCCGCCCTCCACCTCTGGGTAGCCGCCTCGAACGAGGACCAACTCCGCCCCCGGGTAACAGAGTTGGAGGCGAAAGTAGGCCGAGAGACCCACCGAATCGCCGTAGACCTCCTACGCGCGGACGAGTCCAAGCCGGGCGCAAGAGAAACAGTCCAGGGCCTCCTGGACATGGCGAGGGGCTTGGGCCTGGCGAACCTGCTCACGGACGACAGAGGGCGCCGGGAGAGGGTGGTAGCCCAATGGGCAGCACTTCTGGAACACGCCTTGGGGTGA
- a CDS encoding enoyl-CoA hydratase family protein produces the protein MTSIGRARARGIETLSLDSPATRNALSASLVAELADALTECGKDADVRAIVLTHTGNTFCAGADLRDPPPPEALVALLRQIVDVPKPLVARVTGHVRAGGLGLLAACDMAAASAGSTFAFTEVRIGVAPAVISLPLLLRTDPRALARYYLTGERFDATEATRVGLLTTAAEDVDEALEPILDGLRRSAPEALAETKRLLTARVLETFDRDAADLTALSARLFASAQAREGMTAFLERRDPAWVV, from the coding sequence ATGACGTCGATCGGTCGTGCACGCGCGCGTGGCATCGAGACCCTGAGCCTGGACTCGCCGGCCACGCGGAACGCGCTGTCGGCGTCCCTGGTGGCCGAGTTGGCGGACGCGCTGACGGAGTGCGGCAAGGACGCCGACGTACGGGCGATCGTCCTCACCCACACCGGCAACACGTTCTGCGCGGGCGCGGACCTGCGGGACCCGCCGCCCCCGGAGGCACTGGTGGCCCTGCTCCGCCAGATTGTGGACGTCCCCAAACCGTTGGTCGCGAGGGTGACGGGCCACGTACGCGCGGGCGGCCTCGGCCTGCTGGCGGCCTGCGACATGGCGGCGGCATCCGCGGGGTCCACCTTCGCGTTCACAGAAGTACGGATCGGGGTGGCCCCCGCGGTGATCTCCCTCCCGCTCCTGCTCCGCACGGACCCGAGAGCCCTCGCCCGCTACTACCTCACCGGCGAACGCTTCGACGCGACGGAAGCGACTCGAGTGGGCCTGCTGACGACGGCGGCCGAGGACGTCGACGAGGCCCTCGAACCGATCCTCGACGGCCTGCGCCGATCCGCTCCCGAGGCCCTGGCCGAGACGAAACGGCTGCTCACGGCTAGGGTGCTGGAAACCTTCGACCGGGACGCGGCCGACCTGACCGCGCTCTCGGCACGGCTGTTCGCCTCCGCGCAGGCCCGCGAGGGAATGACGGCATTTCTCGAACGACGGGATCCCGCATGGGTGGTGTGA